Proteins from a single region of Nomia melanderi isolate GNS246 chromosome 9, iyNomMela1, whole genome shotgun sequence:
- the LOC116432837 gene encoding facilitated trehalose transporter Tret1-2 homolog, translating into MEKNVSKKEEPELRLHIRQLMTALCPLLGVFVAGLSSGYSAVLLPQLNSPTSRHNRTSTNFTSDSDITVSSIDEESWIASSTILLMTPGCWLSGFLMEKLGRKRSTSVLFPVSLIGWLTIGLSNNIACLLIGRLISGLSAGAFGPVTTVYISETSDPVLRGFLLGLITLTLSAGIFVVHFVGVWLHWRTTAHICTAFVFISWLTCFMSRESPTWLISKGSTDQALQSWVYLRGWGTLSEYQALQNSKNSRRTPAKRSVYSKLKRTLSSRRFLWPLGVLTVFFFTSQFSGFNVVVFYSVDMLMEVTGPEYAYLGTMIIDVIRLITCSVGCYLIRICNRRTLTLLSGCGTASSLFLLSLSLYLNICRPWWPGFLLVLYIVFLTIGLAPLPWILCGELFPRKFRGPGSGITSGLAFAFFFVVVKIAPAMFVALQPHGTFAIYGVITVLGTGFLYLTLPETKDKTLQEVESAFDRKSSEFDAENAEITTDENRRIKHAET; encoded by the coding sequence ATGGAGAAGAATGTCAGCAAAAAAGAGGAGCCCGAGCTGAGGCTTCATATCAGGCAGCTGATGACAGCTCTCTGCCCCCTGCTAGGTGTCTTCGTGGCGGGCCTTTCGTCAGGGTACAGCGCTGTGCTGCTACCTCAGCTGAACTCGCCGACTTCGAGGCACAATCGTACATCGACGAATTTCACTTCTGACAGCGATATCACGGTGTCCAGCATCGACGAGGAATCTTGGATTGCGTCGTCGACGATCCTCTTAATGACGCCGGGCTGCTGGCTATCTGGATTCCTGATGGAGAAGTTGGGTAGAAAGAGGTCCACGAGTGTCCTCTTCCCTGTGTCTTTGATCGGATGGCTGACAATTGGCCTATCCAACAACATCGCTTGCCTGCTAATCGGAAGGCTAATCTCCGGCTTGTCTGCAGGAGCTTTCGGCCCGGTAACTACAGTCTACATCAGCGAGACGTCGGATCCGGTGCTGCGCGGATTCCTACTCGGCCTGATCACGTTAACCCTCTCGGCCGGCATCTTTGTGGTCCACTTCGTTGGCGTCTGGCTGCACTGGCGAACGACCGCGCATATCTGCACAGCCTTCGTGTTTATCAGCTGGTTGACTTGCTTCATGTCTCGGGAAAGTCCCACGTGGCTGATCAGCAAAGGCTCGACGGACCAGGCGCTTCAGTCCTGGGTGTACCTTCGGGGATGGGGAACGCTGAGCGAGTATCAGGCTCTGCAGAACTCGAAGAACTCTAGAAGAACACCTGCGAAACGTTCGGTTTACTCGAAACTGAAGAGGACGCTGTCTTCTAGACGCTTTCTGTGGCCCCTAGGTGTCTTGACCGTGTTCTTCTTCACCTCCCAATTCTCGGGGTTCAACGTTGTCGTCTTCTACTCCGTTGACATGCTGATGGAAGTGACTGGACCGGAGTACGCTTATTTAGGCACCATGATCATCGATGTGATTCGGTTAATTACGTGCAGTGTTGGTTGCTATTTGATCAGAATATGTAACAGGAGGACTCTGACCTTGTTGTCCGGATGTGGAACAGCTTCCTCTTTGTTTCTATTGAGTCTTTCTTTGTATCTGAATATCTGCAGACCTTGGTGGCCTGGTTTCTTGCTAGTGCTCTATATCGTGTTCCTGACGATTGGCCTGGCACCTCTGCCGTGGATACTCTGCGGGGAACTGTTCCCCAGGAAATTCAGGGGCCCCGGGTCTGGGATCACTTCCGGTCTGGCGTTCGCGTTCTTTTTTGTGGTTGTGAAAATCGCGCCGGCGATGTTTGTAGCGTTGCAGCCGCACGGAACTTTCGCAATTTACGGTGTTATAACGGTACTCGGGACGGGGTTCCTGTACCTGACACTGCCGGAAACAAAGGACAAGACCCTGCAGGAGGTAGAGAGTGCCTTCGATAGAAAGTCGAGCGAGTTTGACGCCGAGAATGCGGAGATCACGACCGATGAAAATCGACGTATCAAACACGCTGAAACCTAG